From the genome of Leptodactylus fuscus isolate aLepFus1 chromosome 1, aLepFus1.hap2, whole genome shotgun sequence, one region includes:
- the LOC142202573 gene encoding small ribosomal subunit protein eS8-like, which yields MGISRDNWHKRRKTGGKRKPYHKKRKYELGRPAANTKIGPRRIHIVRVRGGNKKYRALRLDSGNFSWGSECCTRKTRIIDVVYNTSNNELVRTKTLVKNCIVLIDSTPYRQWYEAHYITPLGCKKGAKLTPEEEEILNKKRSKKKYEERKKMAKISPLLEEQFQQGKLLACIASRPGQCGRADGYVLEGKELEFYLRKIKAKKGK from the coding sequence ATGGGTATCTCAAGGGACAACTGGCACAAGCGCCGCAAGACCGGAGGCAAAAGGAAGCCGTACCACAAGAAGAGGAAGTATGAACTGGGCCGTCCAGCTGCCAACACAAAGATCGGCCCACGTCGTATCCACATTGTGAGAGTCCGCGGTGGAAACAAGAAATACCGCGCTCTGAGGTTGGACTCCGGCAACTTCTCCTGGGGCTCTGAGTGCTGCACCCGCAAGACCAGGATCATCGATGTCGTCTACAACACTTCAAACAATGAGCTGGTTAGAACCAAGACCCTGGTGAAGAATTGCATTGTCCTGATCGACAGCACCCCCTACAGACAGTGGTATGAAGCTCACTACATCACACCACTTGGATGCAAGAAGGGAGCTAAATTGactcctgaagaagaagaaattCTTAACAAGAAAAGATCCAAGAAAAAATACGAAGAGCGCAAGAAGATGGCAAAAATCAGTCCTCTGCTGGAGGAGCAGTTCCAACAGGGAAAGCTGCTTGCCTGTATAGCCTCCAGACCCGGCCAGTGCGGCAGAGCTGACGGATATGTCCTCGAAGGCAAGGAGCTGGAGTTCTACCTGAGGAAGATCAAGGCCAAGAAAGGCAAATAA